In Triticum urartu cultivar G1812 chromosome 6, Tu2.1, whole genome shotgun sequence, the following proteins share a genomic window:
- the LOC125514885 gene encoding uncharacterized protein LOC125514885, whose amino-acid sequence MAAPVASPLTAVARTARLHPVSCSASSSSPKNPKQSSSSSSSSSSPAVPSLRSAAVALAGAVPLLAALPPPDALAVGGELGIIEGRTVALLHPAIMGGLFAYTLWAGYLGWQWRRVRTVQDEITELKKQVRPAAAATPAAVGAGDSAAPPPPPAAKSPTEIKINELTEERKKLVKGGFRDRHFNAGSILLGLGVTESVGGALNTWLRTGKLFPGPHLFAGAAITVLWAAAAALVPAMQKGNETARSLHIALNTINVLLFIWQIPTGLEIVGKVFEFTNWP is encoded by the exons ATGGCCGCGCCGGTGGCCTCGCCGCTCACGGCCGTCGCCCGCACCGCCCGCCTCCACCCCGTCTCctgctccgcctcctcctcctctcccaaGAACCCCAAGCAGTCgtcgtcctcgtcgtcgtcgtcttcgtcgcCTGCTGTGCCGTCGCTGAGGTCCGCGGCGGTGGCGTTGGCGGGGGCGGTGCCGCTGCTGGCGGCGCTCCCGCCGCCGGACGCGCTGGCGGTGGGCGGCGAGCTGGGGATCATCGAGGGCCGGACCGTCGCGCTGCTGCACCCGGCCATCATGGGCGGCCTCTTCGCCTACACGCTCTGGGCGGGCTACCTCGGCTGGCAGTGGCGCCGCGTCCGCACCGTCCAGGACGAGATCACCGAGCTCAAGAAGCaggtccgccccgccgccgccgccacccccgccGCGGTCGGCGCCGGGgactccgccgccccgccccctcccccAGCCGCAAAGTCCCCCACCGAGATCAAGATCAACGAGCTCACCGAG GAGAGGAAGAAGCTGGTGAAGGGGGGCTTCCGGGACCGGCACTTCAACGCGGGGTCGATCCTGCTGGGCCTGGGCGTCACCGAGTCCGTCGGCGGCGCGCTCAACACCTGGCTCCGCACCGGCAAGCTCTTCCCGGGCCCGCACCTGTTCGCGGGGGCGGCCATCACCGTGCTCTGGGCGGCGGCCGCGGCGCTGGTGCCGGCGATGCAGAAGGGGAACGAGACGGCCAGGAGCCTGCACATCGCGCTCAACACCATCAACGTCCTGCTCTTCATCTGGCAGATCCCCACGGGGCTCGAGATCGTCGGCAAGGTCTTCGAGTTCACCAACTGGCCATGA